One segment of Mycolicibacterium sp. YH-1 DNA contains the following:
- a CDS encoding multidrug effflux MFS transporter codes for MAASQHVDLRSAETTADSVVVASPAPPNRIKMIVVLGLLVALGPLTIDMYLPALPRIADDLSVSSSIVQLTLTGTLAGLALGQLVIGPLSDSLGRRRPLMAGIVLHMIASVICMFAPDIVVLGVARCLQGMGAAATMVVALAIVGDLYSDSAAATVMSRLMLVLGVAPVIAPSLGAAVLLHASWHWVFAVLVVLAGGLLLLAALALPETLPRSHRRPLRVGGILRTYGELLSDRRFVMLVLVAALGMSGLFAYIAGASFVLQGRHGLDQQAFALVFGAGAVALIAATQFNVVLLRRFSPQFITVCALAVSSVIGLVFVGLSVAGVGGLAAFVVPVWLILGAMGLVIPNAPALALTRHPDAAGTAAALLGAAQFGLGAAVAPLVGVLGNDEIALSVVMTAGVVIALVALLAMGAVRSGRGDQGVAPVVTEGA; via the coding sequence ATGGCAGCATCGCAGCACGTGGACCTCAGGAGCGCGGAAACGACAGCCGACAGCGTGGTGGTCGCCAGCCCGGCGCCTCCCAACAGAATCAAGATGATCGTGGTCCTGGGCTTGCTGGTTGCGCTCGGGCCGCTGACCATCGACATGTATCTGCCAGCGCTGCCGCGCATCGCCGATGACCTGTCGGTGTCGTCGTCGATAGTCCAGCTGACGCTGACGGGCACGCTGGCAGGCCTGGCACTGGGTCAGCTCGTGATTGGCCCCCTCTCGGACTCACTGGGCCGGCGCCGTCCGCTGATGGCGGGCATTGTGCTGCACATGATCGCCTCGGTGATCTGCATGTTCGCGCCCGACATCGTCGTACTCGGCGTGGCGCGCTGCCTGCAGGGGATGGGTGCGGCGGCGACCATGGTGGTGGCCCTCGCGATCGTGGGTGACCTGTACTCCGATTCGGCGGCCGCGACGGTGATGTCGCGGCTGATGCTCGTGCTGGGCGTGGCTCCGGTCATCGCGCCGTCGCTGGGCGCGGCGGTGCTGCTGCACGCGTCGTGGCACTGGGTGTTCGCCGTGCTGGTCGTGCTGGCCGGTGGACTTCTGCTGCTCGCCGCGCTGGCCCTGCCCGAGACCCTGCCGCGCTCCCATCGCCGACCGCTGCGGGTGGGCGGCATCCTGCGGACCTACGGCGAGCTGCTGTCCGATCGCCGATTCGTCATGCTCGTGCTGGTCGCCGCGCTCGGCATGTCCGGTTTGTTCGCCTACATCGCGGGCGCGTCGTTCGTGCTGCAGGGCCGGCACGGTCTGGATCAACAGGCGTTCGCGTTGGTGTTCGGCGCTGGTGCCGTGGCCCTCATCGCCGCCACGCAGTTCAACGTGGTGCTCCTGCGACGCTTCTCACCGCAGTTCATCACCGTGTGTGCTTTGGCTGTGTCGTCGGTCATCGGGCTGGTCTTCGTCGGCCTGTCGGTCGCGGGCGTGGGCGGGTTGGCGGCGTTCGTCGTCCCGGTCTGGCTGATCCTCGGTGCGATGGGCCTGGTGATTCCGAATGCCCCGGCATTGGCGCTGACTCGCCATCCCGACGCGGCGGGTACGGCGGCGGCACTGCTGGGAGCGGCGCAGTTCGGCCTCGGCGCGGCCGTGGCCCCGTTGGTCGGCGTGCTCGGCAATGACGAGATAGCGCTGTCGGTGGTGATGACGGCCGGTGTCGTGATCGCACTCGTCGCGTTGCTCGCAATGGGTGCGGTGCGTTCGGGCAGAGGCGACCAGGGCGTTGCCCCGGTGGTGACGGAAGGCGCGTAA
- a CDS encoding MFS transporter → MMVGFFMILVDATIVAVANPSIMDSLRADYDAVIWVTSAYLLAYAVPLLLAGRLGDRFGPKNLYLVGLALFTVASLWCGLAGSIEMLIAARVVQGIGAALLTPQTLSAITRLFPANRRGVAMSIWGATAGVATLVGPLAGGVLVDGLGWHWIFIVNVPVGVIGLVLAYWLVPDLPTEKHGFDLLGVFLSGVGMFLIVFALQEGQSHDWSPGIWATIAAGLAFMAAFVYWQSVNSGEPLIPLRIFGDHDFSLSNLGIAVIGFVVTAMILPVMFYAQAVGGLSPTRSALLVAPMAIASGVLAPVVGKLVDRVPPRPIVGFGFSSLAIALTWLSFEMTTTTPIWRLVLPLTLMGVGMAFIWSPLAATATRHLPGTLAGAGSGVYNTTRQVGGVLGSAGIAAFMTSRISAEMPGSGARADSDASITQLPDLLQVPFAAALSQALLLPAFVALFGIIAALFLRGADELAPTAAARSSDRDEHRLPDEYYPDDDEYVEYVIETEEPAWEETAWKETAWERPQPVAEPRPVVTPGPPADDSETEPLAVHVEHPLHAPADTWHGGPVETWQHLAEVDEHPDVEPEVDAATEVHPVVPSALVDYLPAPAAQARHNGREPWHSILDDLLGDAAPKDPEPRANWFEHNGFHVDDTEVVQAPPQPAPPSRSGGRHSRDDDDDAGTYGRHSMRFRD, encoded by the coding sequence ATGATGGTCGGCTTCTTCATGATCCTGGTCGACGCGACGATCGTCGCCGTCGCCAATCCGTCGATCATGGACAGCCTGCGGGCGGACTACGACGCCGTCATCTGGGTGACCAGCGCCTACCTGCTCGCCTATGCCGTCCCGTTGCTGCTGGCGGGCAGGCTCGGTGACCGGTTCGGCCCCAAGAACCTCTACCTCGTCGGCCTGGCGCTGTTCACCGTCGCATCGCTGTGGTGTGGCCTGGCGGGCAGCATCGAGATGCTGATCGCGGCCCGCGTCGTCCAGGGCATCGGGGCGGCGCTGCTGACACCGCAGACACTGTCGGCGATCACGCGGTTGTTCCCGGCCAACCGTCGCGGCGTGGCCATGAGCATCTGGGGTGCGACCGCGGGTGTCGCGACACTCGTCGGGCCACTCGCCGGTGGTGTTCTGGTCGACGGACTGGGCTGGCACTGGATCTTCATCGTCAACGTCCCGGTCGGCGTCATCGGCTTGGTGCTGGCGTACTGGCTTGTGCCCGATCTGCCCACCGAGAAGCACGGTTTCGATCTGCTCGGTGTGTTCCTGTCCGGCGTCGGCATGTTTCTCATCGTGTTCGCGCTGCAGGAGGGCCAGTCACACGACTGGTCGCCGGGAATCTGGGCCACGATTGCCGCAGGCCTGGCGTTCATGGCGGCCTTCGTCTACTGGCAGTCGGTCAACTCCGGTGAGCCGCTCATTCCGCTGCGGATCTTCGGCGATCACGACTTCAGCCTGTCCAACCTCGGCATCGCGGTCATCGGGTTCGTCGTCACGGCGATGATCCTGCCGGTGATGTTCTACGCGCAGGCGGTCGGCGGGCTGTCGCCGACACGGTCGGCGCTGCTCGTCGCGCCGATGGCCATCGCGTCGGGAGTGCTTGCCCCGGTTGTGGGCAAACTCGTCGACAGGGTGCCACCGCGCCCAATTGTCGGGTTCGGCTTCTCGTCACTGGCGATCGCACTGACCTGGTTGTCGTTCGAGATGACGACGACGACGCCGATCTGGCGTCTGGTGCTGCCGCTGACCCTGATGGGCGTCGGCATGGCGTTCATCTGGTCACCGCTGGCCGCGACGGCGACCCGGCACCTGCCCGGCACGCTGGCCGGGGCCGGTTCGGGCGTCTACAACACCACCCGCCAGGTCGGCGGTGTGCTGGGCAGCGCGGGCATCGCCGCGTTCATGACGTCACGGATCAGCGCCGAGATGCCGGGCAGCGGTGCCCGGGCCGACTCGGACGCCTCGATAACGCAGCTGCCCGACCTTCTTCAGGTGCCTTTCGCCGCGGCGTTGTCGCAGGCGCTTCTGCTGCCCGCCTTCGTCGCGCTGTTCGGCATCATCGCGGCGTTGTTCCTGCGCGGGGCAGACGAGCTGGCGCCGACCGCTGCGGCGCGATCGTCGGACCGTGATGAGCACCGCCTCCCCGATGAGTACTACCCCGACGATGACGAGTACGTCGAGTACGTCATCGAAACGGAGGAACCGGCGTGGGAGGAAACAGCGTGGAAGGAAACCGCGTGGGAACGACCCCAGCCGGTGGCCGAGCCCCGACCGGTAGTCACACCCGGGCCACCCGCCGATGACAGCGAAACCGAGCCGCTCGCCGTGCATGTCGAGCATCCCCTGCACGCTCCGGCGGACACCTGGCACGGCGGACCGGTCGAGACGTGGCAGCACCTCGCCGAGGTTGACGAACATCCGGACGTCGAACCCGAGGTCGACGCGGCCACCGAGGTCCACCCCGTCGTGCCCAGCGCGCTCGTAGACTACCTGCCCGCTCCCGCCGCCCAGGCTCGGCACAATGGGCGCGAGCCGTGGCACAGCATCCTCGACGATCTGCTGGGCGACGCGGCGCCCAAGGACCCCGAACCGCGGGCGAATTGGTTCGAGCACAACGGGTTCCACGTCGATGACACTGAGGTCGTGCAGGCGCCACCCCAGCCGGCGCCACCGAGTCGATCAGGCGGCAGGCACTCCCGCGATGACGACGACGATGCGGGCACCTACGGCAGGCACTCGATGCGGTTCCGCGACTAG
- a CDS encoding HNH endonuclease signature motif containing protein: protein MFDELVTEASTARGGGAVAAWARVEAAACARRLAAMVAILDARQSADDSATREQWYLDNWGAVCAEIGAAQQITPAAASSQLLVATSLRDRLPKVAALLATGALTYQLASAIVWRTALIKDADALRAVDTDLAAAIADWPPMSQHKTITTIDTFVERHDPHALRRTQNKARGRSVDITIDDAGGLGSLWATLFAHDAKALDQRLHALAGTVCAQDPRTRDQRRADALGALAVGADRLACLCGQPHCDPTTPVPNSTVIYVITHDDTLTDQTEATARQDTALDGAQPRLFDKPVRELTLTEALTDTDPGEPAATTPGVMIGGPVLAGPIIRRLALQAAIKRIIHPGDRPPEPRYTPSAALANFVRCRDLTCRFPGCDHPADHSDIDHTIPYPTGPTCASNLKCLCRKHHLLKTFYNGPAGWRDRQQPDGTIIWTAPHGQTYHTQPGSHLLFPSLCEPTAPVLARATTPGAGFTAANTGLTMPRRDTTRAQDRKRRIDEERRENQQAAQLAMADSIPPF from the coding sequence ATGTTCGATGAATTGGTGACCGAGGCATCCACCGCCCGTGGGGGTGGCGCGGTCGCGGCGTGGGCCCGGGTGGAGGCCGCCGCGTGCGCACGCAGGCTCGCCGCGATGGTCGCGATACTTGACGCCCGCCAGTCCGCCGACGACTCCGCCACCCGCGAACAGTGGTACCTGGACAACTGGGGCGCGGTCTGCGCCGAGATCGGCGCCGCCCAACAGATCACCCCCGCAGCCGCCTCCAGCCAACTACTCGTCGCGACCTCGCTACGCGACCGGCTACCCAAAGTGGCCGCACTCCTCGCCACGGGCGCGCTGACCTACCAGCTGGCCTCGGCCATCGTGTGGCGCACCGCCCTGATCAAGGATGCCGACGCCCTACGCGCCGTCGACACCGACCTGGCCGCCGCCATAGCGGACTGGCCGCCGATGTCCCAGCACAAGACCATCACCACCATCGACACCTTCGTCGAACGCCATGACCCCCACGCGCTGCGCCGCACCCAGAACAAGGCGCGCGGCCGATCCGTGGACATCACGATCGACGACGCCGGCGGACTCGGATCCCTGTGGGCCACCCTGTTCGCCCACGACGCCAAGGCCCTCGATCAACGCCTGCATGCGCTAGCGGGCACGGTGTGCGCCCAGGACCCCCGCACCCGCGACCAACGCCGCGCCGACGCCCTGGGCGCACTGGCCGTCGGTGCCGACCGGCTCGCCTGCCTGTGCGGGCAACCCCACTGCGACCCCACAACACCGGTCCCGAATTCCACTGTGATCTACGTGATCACGCACGACGACACCCTCACCGATCAGACCGAGGCGACCGCACGGCAGGACACCGCCCTCGACGGCGCACAGCCCCGACTGTTCGACAAGCCGGTGCGTGAACTCACCCTGACCGAGGCCCTGACCGACACCGACCCCGGCGAACCCGCCGCCACCACACCCGGGGTCATGATCGGCGGCCCGGTCCTGGCCGGCCCCATCATCCGCCGCCTCGCACTACAGGCCGCGATCAAACGCATCATCCACCCCGGCGACAGACCACCCGAACCGCGCTACACCCCCTCGGCGGCACTGGCGAACTTCGTGCGCTGCCGCGACCTGACCTGCCGATTCCCCGGCTGCGATCACCCCGCCGATCACAGCGACATCGACCACACCATCCCCTACCCAACCGGGCCGACGTGTGCGTCCAACCTGAAGTGCCTGTGCCGAAAACACCACCTGCTCAAAACCTTCTACAACGGCCCCGCCGGCTGGCGCGACCGACAACAACCCGACGGCACCATCATCTGGACCGCACCACACGGACAGACCTACCACACCCAACCCGGCAGCCACCTGCTGTTCCCATCACTGTGCGAACCCACCGCACCCGTGCTCGCGCGTGCCACCACACCGGGCGCCGGATTCACCGCCGCCAACACCGGGCTGACCATGCCCCGCCGCGACACCACCCGAGCGCAGGACCGCAAACGACGCATCGATGAGGAACGCCGCGAGAACCAGCAGGCGGCGCAGCTGGCGATGGCCGACTCGATCCCACCGTTCTGA
- a CDS encoding FAD-binding oxidoreductase — protein MSTALAARLVELVGARHVSTDPDVLAGRCIDHTGRYLGRASALVRPGSDEEVAAVLHACRDAGARVTIQGGRTSLVAGTVPEHDDVLLSTERLNDVGAIDTVERRVRVGAGVTAAALQRAAADVGLVFGVDLASRDSATVGGMASTNAGGLRTVRYGNMAEQILGLDVALPDGSVVRRHSEVRRDNTGYDLASLFVGAEGTIGVITALDIRLHPTPAHRVTAIAGFADLDALIAAGREFRDADGIAACELIDSRASALTAEHLGVAAPVEGDWQLLVELAGDTDQTERLADALERADVVGEPAVGMDSSASQRLWQVRESVAEVLGLFGPPLKFDVSLPLARISGFATAANALVAEHAPQAIPVLFGHIGEGNLHLNLVRCALDGDKEKALYAAMMALIGEHGGNVSSEHGVGSRKRDYLSMSRTPADIAAMRAVKNAFDPDGYLNPAVLFIER, from the coding sequence CTGTCTACAGCACTGGCCGCCCGCCTGGTGGAGCTTGTCGGCGCCCGCCACGTCAGCACCGACCCTGACGTGCTGGCCGGCCGCTGCATCGACCACACCGGCCGCTACCTGGGTAGGGCAAGCGCGCTGGTGCGGCCGGGCTCCGACGAGGAGGTGGCGGCCGTGCTGCACGCGTGCCGCGATGCCGGTGCCCGGGTGACGATTCAGGGCGGGCGGACATCGTTGGTAGCGGGCACCGTGCCCGAACACGATGACGTGCTGCTGTCGACCGAGCGGCTCAACGACGTCGGGGCCATCGACACCGTCGAACGGCGTGTCCGGGTGGGCGCGGGCGTCACCGCGGCCGCATTGCAGAGGGCCGCCGCCGACGTCGGCCTGGTGTTCGGCGTCGACCTGGCGTCACGCGACAGCGCCACGGTCGGCGGAATGGCCTCGACCAATGCCGGCGGGTTGCGCACCGTCCGATACGGCAACATGGCCGAGCAGATCCTGGGTCTCGACGTCGCCCTGCCCGACGGGTCGGTGGTGCGCAGGCACAGCGAGGTCCGCCGCGATAACACCGGCTACGACCTGGCATCGCTGTTCGTCGGCGCCGAGGGCACCATCGGTGTCATCACGGCGCTCGACATCCGGCTGCATCCCACGCCCGCCCACCGTGTCACCGCGATCGCCGGATTCGCCGACCTCGACGCGCTGATCGCCGCGGGTCGTGAGTTCCGCGACGCCGACGGTATCGCCGCGTGCGAGCTGATCGACAGCAGGGCAAGTGCGCTGACCGCCGAGCACCTCGGTGTGGCCGCGCCCGTCGAGGGCGACTGGCAGCTGCTGGTCGAGCTGGCTGGCGACACCGATCAGACCGAACGCCTAGCCGACGCGCTCGAGCGTGCCGACGTGGTCGGCGAACCCGCCGTAGGCATGGATTCCAGTGCCTCCCAACGGCTCTGGCAGGTCCGCGAGTCAGTCGCCGAGGTGCTGGGGCTGTTCGGCCCGCCATTGAAATTCGACGTGTCACTGCCGCTGGCGAGGATCAGCGGTTTCGCGACGGCCGCCAACGCGCTGGTCGCCGAGCACGCGCCGCAGGCAATTCCGGTGCTGTTCGGTCACATCGGCGAGGGCAACCTGCACCTGAATCTGGTGCGATGCGCGCTGGACGGCGACAAGGAGAAGGCGTTGTACGCGGCGATGATGGCCTTGATCGGCGAGCACGGCGGCAATGTCAGTTCCGAACATGGCGTGGGCAGTCGCAAGCGCGACTACCTGTCGATGTCGCGGACCCCTGCCGACATCGCGGCGATGCGCGCGGTGAAGAACGCCTTCGATCCCGACGGCTACCTCAATCCCGCCGTGCTGTTCATCGAGCGTTAG
- a CDS encoding TM0106 family RecB-like putative nuclease: MFVLDDRVVYSASDLAAAARCEYALLRAFDAKLGWGPKVSSDDELLARTAQLGDDHEGRHLDELRADTGENVVVIGRPRYTIAGLTAAAEATRSAVDRRAPAIFQAAMFDGRFLGFADFLVLADDETGQRYRLRDTKLARSVKVEALLQLAAYADTLAKDGIPVHPEVELLLGDGVMTSYRVDELLPVYLPRRAALERLLDDHFARGTAVSWADEKVRACFRCPECAIEVRAHDDLLLVAGMRVSQRARLLDAGVVTVSQLAEHAGAVPELSSRAVKALTAQARLQVAPRVDGKPPYEVVDPQPLMVLPDANKGDLFFDFEGDPLWTRNGREWGLEYLWGVLTATDEFHPMWAHDRTSERQALDDFLTMVRKRLKRYPGMHIYHYAAYEKSTLLRLAGRYGVGEDDVDALLRNGVLVDLYPLVRKSIRVGAESYSIKYLEPLYMGNELRSGEVTTATDSITQYARYCALRDDGHAGEAAVVLKEIEDYNRYDCRSTRRLRDWLMARAIESGVPPRGPQPVRDDGAQAPVEIADGLDRTLLRFAGDGTEERTAEQTAVAMVAAARGFHKREDKPFWWAHFDRVNNPVDEWSDNSDVFIAERAEIVNDWHQPPRARKPQRHVRLTGEIANGELGRDMFALYEPPAPLGLTDDPDRRAFGTVTVMECDDPEAPTEVVVCEKQPKGGDVFDRVPFALTPGSPINTKPLQESIAATATLVGAGLPNLPADAVTDILLRRAPRTVSGGPLPRGGDIADDITAALLDLDSSYLAVHGPPGTGKTFTSAKVIARLVNDHGWRIGVVAQSHAVVENLFTDLISAGVNGARIAKKTNSECRGWTEITNPEFAGFISDNDGVVVGGTAWDFANDNKIPRLALDLLVVEEAGQYSLANTIAVAPSARNLMLLGDPQQLPQVSQGTHPEPVNESALGWLVDGEHILPPERGYFLDYSFRMHPAVCGPVSRLSYDGRLRSREDVSAARHLDGVAPGVRVLTVDHDGNSTDSPEEAAAIVAEIEALLGTAWTDETGTRPLEPRDFLIVTPYNAQVVTVRRRLDAAGLDDVQVGTVDKFQGRQAPVVFVSMTASSTEDAPRGVSFLFNRNRLNVAVSRAKYAAVIVRSAMLTDYLPATPDRLIELGAFLSLSSEWSADDEHCGTPTG; this comes from the coding sequence ATGTTCGTCCTCGACGACCGCGTCGTCTACAGCGCGTCTGATCTCGCCGCCGCGGCACGGTGCGAGTACGCGCTGCTGCGGGCGTTCGACGCCAAGCTCGGCTGGGGCCCGAAGGTCTCATCCGATGACGAACTGCTCGCGCGGACAGCGCAACTCGGTGACGACCACGAAGGCCGCCACCTCGATGAGCTTCGTGCCGACACCGGCGAGAACGTGGTGGTGATTGGCCGGCCCCGCTACACAATCGCGGGCCTGACCGCCGCAGCCGAGGCGACCCGCAGCGCCGTCGACCGACGGGCGCCCGCGATCTTCCAGGCCGCGATGTTCGACGGCCGCTTCCTGGGCTTCGCCGACTTCCTGGTGCTCGCCGATGATGAGACCGGCCAGCGGTACCGCCTGCGAGACACCAAGCTCGCGCGCTCGGTCAAGGTCGAGGCGCTCCTGCAACTCGCGGCGTACGCCGACACCCTGGCCAAAGACGGCATTCCGGTGCACCCAGAGGTCGAGCTGCTTCTCGGGGATGGCGTCATGACGAGCTACCGGGTCGACGAACTCCTGCCGGTCTACCTGCCGAGGCGCGCGGCGCTCGAGCGTCTGCTCGACGATCATTTCGCCCGCGGCACCGCCGTGTCCTGGGCGGATGAGAAGGTCCGGGCCTGCTTCCGCTGCCCGGAGTGCGCCATCGAGGTCCGTGCGCATGACGACCTGCTGCTGGTGGCGGGGATGCGGGTGAGCCAGCGCGCCCGGCTGCTCGACGCCGGCGTCGTCACCGTGTCGCAACTGGCCGAGCACGCGGGCGCGGTGCCCGAACTGTCGTCCCGCGCGGTCAAGGCGCTCACCGCCCAGGCCCGGCTTCAGGTCGCGCCACGGGTGGACGGCAAGCCGCCCTATGAGGTCGTCGACCCACAGCCGTTGATGGTGCTGCCGGATGCGAACAAGGGTGATCTGTTCTTCGACTTCGAGGGCGATCCGCTGTGGACGCGCAACGGCCGGGAGTGGGGCCTCGAGTACCTGTGGGGCGTGCTCACCGCCACCGACGAGTTCCATCCGATGTGGGCCCACGACCGAACCAGCGAGCGCCAGGCCCTCGATGACTTCCTCACCATGGTGCGCAAGCGGCTCAAGCGCTACCCGGGCATGCACATCTACCACTACGCGGCGTACGAGAAGAGCACGTTGCTGCGGCTGGCGGGCCGGTACGGCGTCGGCGAGGACGACGTCGACGCGCTACTGCGCAACGGTGTGCTCGTCGACCTGTATCCGTTGGTGCGCAAGAGCATTCGGGTCGGCGCCGAGAGCTACAGCATCAAGTACCTCGAGCCGCTCTACATGGGCAACGAGCTACGCAGCGGTGAGGTCACCACGGCCACCGACTCGATCACACAGTACGCCCGCTACTGCGCACTGCGCGACGACGGGCACGCGGGCGAGGCGGCCGTGGTGCTCAAGGAGATCGAGGACTACAACCGCTACGACTGTCGCTCGACACGTCGGCTGCGCGACTGGCTGATGGCCCGGGCGATCGAGTCGGGTGTTCCGCCACGCGGGCCGCAGCCCGTGCGCGACGACGGTGCGCAGGCCCCCGTCGAGATCGCCGACGGTCTCGACCGCACGCTGCTGCGATTCGCCGGGGATGGCACCGAGGAGCGCACCGCCGAGCAGACCGCCGTCGCGATGGTGGCCGCCGCGCGGGGGTTCCACAAGCGCGAGGACAAACCGTTCTGGTGGGCCCACTTCGATCGCGTCAACAATCCCGTCGACGAGTGGTCGGACAACAGCGACGTCTTCATCGCCGAGCGAGCCGAGATCGTCAACGACTGGCACCAGCCGCCGAGGGCGCGCAAACCGCAGCGGCACGTGCGGTTGACCGGCGAGATCGCCAACGGCGAACTGGGCCGGGACATGTTCGCGCTGTACGAACCGCCCGCGCCGCTGGGCCTCACCGACGACCCGGACCGGCGCGCGTTCGGCACGGTGACGGTCATGGAGTGCGACGACCCCGAGGCACCCACCGAGGTCGTCGTGTGCGAGAAGCAGCCCAAGGGTGGCGACGTCTTCGACCGGGTTCCGTTCGCCCTGACACCGGGGTCACCGATCAACACCAAACCGCTGCAGGAGTCCATCGCGGCGACCGCGACGCTGGTCGGCGCGGGGTTGCCGAACCTGCCCGCCGACGCCGTGACCGACATCCTGTTGCGGCGCGCGCCCCGCACCGTCAGCGGTGGCCCACTCCCCCGCGGCGGCGATATCGCCGATGACATCACCGCTGCCCTACTGGATCTCGACTCGTCCTACCTCGCGGTGCACGGACCGCCAGGAACCGGTAAGACGTTCACCTCAGCCAAGGTCATCGCACGGCTGGTCAACGATCACGGATGGCGCATCGGCGTCGTCGCGCAGTCGCACGCGGTGGTGGAGAACCTGTTCACCGATCTCATCTCCGCGGGCGTCAACGGCGCCCGGATCGCCAAGAAGACCAACTCCGAGTGCAGGGGCTGGACCGAGATCACCAACCCGGAGTTCGCCGGTTTCATCAGTGACAACGACGGTGTCGTGGTGGGTGGCACGGCGTGGGACTTCGCCAACGACAACAAGATTCCGCGCCTCGCGTTGGATCTGCTGGTCGTCGAGGAGGCGGGCCAGTACAGCCTGGCGAACACCATCGCGGTGGCGCCCTCGGCGCGGAACCTGATGCTGCTCGGCGATCCGCAGCAGCTGCCACAGGTCAGTCAGGGCACACACCCCGAACCGGTCAACGAATCCGCACTGGGCTGGCTGGTCGACGGTGAGCACATTCTGCCGCCCGAGCGCGGCTACTTTCTGGACTACTCGTTCCGGATGCACCCGGCGGTGTGCGGGCCGGTGTCTCGGCTGTCGTATGACGGTCGGCTGCGCTCGCGCGAGGACGTCAGCGCCGCCCGGCATTTGGACGGAGTGGCGCCGGGTGTGCGGGTGCTGACGGTCGATCACGACGGCAACTCCACCGACAGCCCAGAGGAGGCCGCCGCAATCGTCGCCGAGATCGAGGCACTGCTCGGCACGGCGTGGACCGACGAGACCGGCACGCGGCCGCTGGAACCCCGCGACTTTCTGATCGTCACGCCCTACAACGCGCAGGTGGTGACGGTGCGGCGGCGTCTCGATGCCGCAGGTCTCGATGACGTCCAGGTCGGCACCGTCGACAAGTTCCAGGGCAGGCAGGCGCCCGTGGTGTTCGTGTCGATGACGGCATCCTCGACCGAGGACGCGCCGCGCGGAGTCTCGTTCCTGTTCAACAGGAATCGGTTGAACGTTGCGGTCAGCCGCGCCAAGTACGCCGCCGTCATCGTTCGGTCGGCGATGCTGACCGACTACCTGCCCGCCACTCCGGACCGCCTCATCGAACTGGGCGCGTTCCTGTCGCTGTCGAGCGAGTGGTCTGCCGACGACGAGCACTGTGGTACACCCACGGGGTGA
- a CDS encoding LppP/LprE family lipoprotein, translating into MKWVADVPVFGAAVLAAVFLAGCGAGDSTVSKTPEATGPAAAGTTTAPEPTIAAGPTTSAAHADPCAVNLAAPEIAKAVSELPRDPRSNQPWSPEPVAGNYNECAPLSVVIVKANTNAGNANTRALMFHQGKFIPSGVPDTYGFNGIDEATTTGDTIALMYANDASGLRSIVRFRWNGNGVELIGNTG; encoded by the coding sequence GTGAAGTGGGTCGCAGACGTTCCGGTGTTCGGAGCGGCGGTACTGGCGGCGGTGTTCCTGGCCGGATGCGGGGCGGGTGATTCGACCGTCTCCAAGACTCCCGAGGCCACCGGACCGGCCGCAGCGGGCACAACGACGGCCCCCGAGCCGACGATCGCCGCGGGCCCGACCACCAGCGCCGCGCACGCCGACCCCTGCGCGGTCAACCTCGCCGCACCGGAGATCGCCAAGGCCGTTTCCGAACTTCCCCGCGATCCCCGCAGTAACCAGCCGTGGAGCCCCGAACCGGTGGCGGGAAACTACAACGAGTGCGCCCCGCTGTCGGTCGTGATCGTCAAGGCGAACACCAACGCCGGTAACGCCAACACCAGGGCCCTGATGTTCCACCAGGGCAAGTTCATCCCGTCGGGCGTCCCCGACACATACGGCTTCAACGGCATCGACGAGGCGACGACCACCGGCGACACCATCGCCCTGATGTACGCCAACGACGCCAGCGGGCTGCGCAGCATCGTGCGGTTCCGGTGGAACGGCAATGGCGTGGAATTGATCGGCAACACCGGATAG